Proteins encoded within one genomic window of Humulus lupulus chromosome 1, drHumLupu1.1, whole genome shotgun sequence:
- the LOC133823208 gene encoding uncharacterized protein LOC133823208, protein MSSTTSVNEDILTKVLGLEKNTYMRAFGRGVTRSKLQIVSERDDHLMKIEGQCKDLKDKMQHMEQLIVSLMKNQNTSTQSEEQSNVNVQSNSHVHSTQILYKT, encoded by the exons atgtcttcaactacaagtgttaatgaagacatcctcacaaaagtccttggtcttgaaaaaaatacatacatgagAGCTTTTGGAAGAGGAGTTACTCGGTCAAAGTTGCAAATTGTGTCAGAAAGAGATGACCATCTGATGAAGATAGAAGGTCAATGCAAAGATTTGAAAGacaaaatgcaacacatggagcaactcattgtttctttaatgaaaaatcaa aatacatccactcagagtgaggagcaatcaaatgtcaatgttcaatcaaattctcatgttcattccactcag ATTTTATACAAAACTTGA